One Clostridia bacterium genomic region harbors:
- the rodA gene encoding rod shape-determining protein RodA, whose protein sequence is MAFGVLAIASATKFDLHNRATWGTVERQLLWVGLGLAWMVIVASLDYHVWQRWAWPLYALGLGLLVLVLVAGVSSRGAARWVNIGPFTLQPSEFMKVIVIVVLGSFYAPREWLLRSWSGLPLAAWWVLPPAALVLKQPDLGSTLVLFAIMAGLWYLAGMPGTRLVALGAAGVGAVAAVIYAFLHGIIPQSALPFIHEYQIKRLLVFLNPGADKLGAGYHVWQSMLAIGSGGVAGQGLANGVLNQYDYLPESQTDFIFAVVGEDMGFIGAVTLVTLHVLLIWRVFTIAAAARDRVGALFSGGVGVMLMFQLLINVGMTIGIMPVTGIPLPFISYGGSSLIANAWALGIVLSVGMRRHKLLFGR, encoded by the coding sequence CGACGTGGGGCACCGTGGAGCGCCAGCTCCTATGGGTCGGCTTGGGCCTGGCCTGGATGGTCATCGTCGCTTCCCTCGACTATCACGTGTGGCAGCGCTGGGCGTGGCCTCTCTATGCGTTGGGGCTCGGGTTGCTCGTGCTGGTGCTCGTCGCCGGCGTGTCCTCCCGCGGCGCCGCGCGCTGGGTGAACATCGGGCCGTTCACGCTGCAGCCGTCCGAGTTCATGAAGGTGATCGTCATCGTGGTGCTCGGCTCCTTCTACGCGCCGCGAGAGTGGCTGCTGCGGTCGTGGTCCGGCCTGCCGCTGGCCGCGTGGTGGGTGCTTCCGCCAGCCGCGCTCGTGCTGAAGCAGCCGGACCTGGGCAGCACGCTCGTGCTGTTCGCCATCATGGCCGGGCTGTGGTACCTGGCCGGCATGCCGGGCACGCGCCTCGTGGCGCTCGGGGCTGCGGGCGTGGGGGCCGTCGCGGCCGTCATCTACGCGTTCCTGCACGGCATCATCCCGCAGTCGGCGCTGCCCTTCATTCACGAATATCAGATCAAGCGATTGCTCGTATTTCTGAACCCGGGCGCGGACAAGCTCGGCGCCGGCTATCACGTGTGGCAGTCCATGCTCGCGATCGGCTCCGGGGGCGTCGCGGGGCAGGGCCTGGCCAACGGCGTGCTCAACCAGTACGACTATCTTCCGGAGTCGCAGACCGATTTCATCTTCGCAGTGGTCGGCGAGGACATGGGCTTCATCGGTGCCGTCACGCTGGTCACGCTGCACGTGCTCCTCATCTGGCGCGTGTTCACGATCGCGGCCGCGGCCCGCGACCGCGTCGGCGCGCTCTTCTCAGGCGGGGTCGGCGTGATGCTCATGTTCCAGCTGCTCATCAACGTGGGCATGACCATCGGCATCATGCCCGTGACCGGCATCCCGCTTCCCTTCATCTCGTACGGTGGCTCCTCGCTGATCGCCAACGCGTGGGCCCTCGGCATCGTGCTGTCGGTGGGCATGCGGCGGCACAAGCTGCTCTTCGGGCGCTGA